Within the Mugil cephalus isolate CIBA_MC_2020 chromosome 1, CIBA_Mcephalus_1.1, whole genome shotgun sequence genome, the region ATTTTCGTTGCAATAAATAGGTCTTGACCCTTTACGGTAACACAGGGTTTGGGTTAGTCCAGAGAAACTGTTATATATAGTAACACTTCAGTATGCCGTGCTTTATGTCTTTTAATGTTCATTAAATTTCATTCTGCTATTtcctcccaaaaaaaagaaaaataaattctctAATATCCTTGAACACAACATGAAAATATCAGAGACTTATTCAGATGAATGTAGCTctaacaaaaagaacaacatgCAGCTCAAAAACATCCTTGATAATAAGAAATACATGATGGTGCACAGAAATACACTAGGTTATCactattattagtagtagtagtattatttATTGCCACATTCCTTACACAGTGTGCGTAACAATCCTTTATTTGTTGCTCTTCGTTACTTCCCTCTTTGATCACAAATCTGAAAATCTGTATAAACATTAACTCATTAATCTGTGGCGAATCAAAAAGCCTGGCTGCACAGGATTATCTGCATGGTTGCCATGAAAAGCCTGATGTCCAATGTAGGAAGGTAGCGCAGTAGGTGGACCAGGCCCAAGGAGAACATATATACACTGACACCAACCAGGGATCAAACTAAGtccaaaaaaaatactgatagTCACGCTTCATCACTCTGTCTTTTTcacacatctcacacacactcgctcacacACAGGTTTGCAGGCACCATTATGCTGTTGGCAAAGAAACTATAGGGTTCTCTTTAGGAAAAGTTATCCGCTGTGACTGAATCACATTTGACTATGTGCAAAACTTTGTGAACAGCTGGCAGCTGTCCACAAAGCTGGTAGCTAGAGAAGCAGTAGGTACTTTTTTGGCCATGCTCCAGTCTATATACTGAGAGTGTTGAGAGCTGGTACTAAAGTAACAGCCTCAggcaggttctggttctggtcctggctTCCTTTGCTTTGGAGAAACTTCTGCCGGTGCCTCTCCTCCTgacgcttcttcttctcttgcctCATTTGTTCTTTCCTCTGCTTATTAGACACCTGGAGGatgaccaaaataaatatatctctgTTAAGACCTGAATTATTTGTCTCCCACAGACCAATTATGAAACGACATGTTGctatatcaaataaataaatgattaagaTAAATGgttgtgaaaaataaactacGTAATTAGCAAAATCCTTTAAAACTGTCAGCTGGAAAATGAGTTCTTAGATTCCACCTTAAGTTTTTGTATgttgctgccctctgctggctgCTTGTTGTCACTGCAGTCTGTGGCTGCAGCCTTGCAGGCTGAGCAGGATCCTGAGGCACACTGGCCCTGGCAGGACTGACACAATGCAGAACCAACCAGCCATTCAGCATTGATTGTGGCAGCACTCAGCTGGAGAAGATTCTCCTCTTcgcctgaaacacacaaacacacaattgaTGCATGAACAGAATCCACCAGCATTAATCTGTTCATATCAACCAAACAAATCTACTCACAGGCtcacaaataatacatttggGTGAACAGAAAAGCTTCGAGTACAGAGGATATAAGGTCTGAAATTAAGCAGACTCCTAACTATCTGATATCAGCAAGAGAGCTAACTGCATCTTCTGACCCTGGATTCCTCGATTCTTGATGGAGTTCAGGATCACATTGTCGTCCTCAGACGTGGTAGGAGAAGGGTTTTTCCGTCTGTCCCTCTGACCATCTCCAAACTCACGCTGCTGTCCGTGAGAATTCTGCAAATTCTGGAAACAGCGATGATGTGGTAGAGGAGGGCTCAATAGACCCACTTTACACTTGCACTAAATGCTTATGCTCAGTGTCTGATGAGTGCAATACTTGTTCCTAAAATTATTTACCTCTATGCGAAGCTGAGCCGGACTCTCAGAGTTGTCTCCAATCCGCCTGACACTGTCATAATGGTCTCCATAGCGGTAGGCAATGTGAAGCTCTCTGCACACCTGCTTTTCTGCACCATTTATCTGCAATGCAAAAGTAACATTTAAACTCTGGTAAGTAAATAACGACACATTAGATGATGTGATGTTATTTGAGAATCTCTGCACGTACCTCCCACAGCGGTGTGTTCAGCTGATGGATGACCACTTTCACCTGCTGACTGCGAGCAAAAGCCACAATAGCGTCATTGCCAGCAAACGTACCGGGCTGAGAAAGGTTGGACACTGGGTGAAGACAAACATAAAGTATAATGGACTGATTTCACATTCTTTCTACAGTTCAGTTTTATCTTAAAACCAAgaagtgacatttgacattttttctttatttcatctccGAAATTGAGCAGATAGATGTCTTTGCAACCAAATATAATATCTGAACTGACTTACAGTGACAGATAGCACTGTTTTCCATGTGCATGTAGGCCTTGTAAGAGCCTGAATAGAATGACTTGTATTCAGTAGGTTTAAAAGAAAGATATGCACAACATAAATAGTGTGcaatagaaacattttttttcttccttaacATTGTGCCTCAGATTTACAATGCAATCTCCTATGGCTAACCTATCTCCTATTGACAAACATGGCACTTGCAAGAAGAGGCCCTGACCACCAGGGGTCCCTGCATAATTGCTGGTCTAAATTTCATCCGCTGACATGAATGCTGTGCTCATGTATGAAAACATCACAGAAACTGTGTATGGTGTGTTAGTAATCTCCTATCTTATCACAgacctttcctttttttgtttcacaggtCTCACATTGGGTCTTATTCTTACAGTGCTGTGCAAAGGGGACGTCATCCTCAACAAAGGGTTCAAAGTCCTGTCGGTGGGACGTCATATACTGGACAGTCTCCTGGCGAAGCCGCAGGTGACCCCGAGAGTGACCTTCTAATTGGTCTCCTAGAGCTCTGAACAAGCAGTTCCTGCGAGGGAGAAAGTCATGTAATGTTAGAACACATGGATGCCTATGATTAAAGGCCTCAATGTACCAATATACCCAACAGAAGTTTCTCTGTGGTAAAGTGTTGTCAGTGTATATAAAGTAATTGCTAACACTATACTGGTAATTGTTAGAGGTGACAATAGCTCACATACTTCCGCTGTTTTGGCCAACAATAATGAATTACACCCTACAAAACACAAGCCGCACAAGTAAATGTGACCGATGGATAAATTACAGCAGTACTGACATTTCtgcacaaataattaaaaagacagCAATTTAGTTAACAGAATAGCGACAGAAAAAAACGTACGTGAGAAAAAACATGACCACACACTGATCAAGTGGATTATAACACTTTTCTCATGGCAACAAGAGGATAACGGATAACGGATGTGAAAGGACAACACAGAGACTAGAGGATACCATTTTTTTGGCGCTCACCCATCTCCAGGGACTTCTCTCAGCTTGAGCCCCAGGGCTTGGAGCTGATTGGAGAAGCTGACAAATTCTGCACCTTCATCAGCATCCTGAGGCCGGTTCTTGCGGTCTTTCACGATGGCTCTGCGAGCTGCCCGTTCATCCCTCTTG harbors:
- the otud3 gene encoding OTU domain-containing protein 3, with amino-acid sequence MSRKQTSKPVRSNKKSELERKRDERAARRAIVKDRKNRPQDADEGAEFVSFSNQLQALGLKLREVPGDGNCLFRALGDQLEGHSRGHLRLRQETVQYMTSHRQDFEPFVEDDVPFAQHLSNLSQPGTFAGNDAIVAFARSQQVKVVIHQLNTPLWEINGAEKQVCRELHIAYRYGDHYDSVRRIGDNSESPAQLRIENLQNSHGQQREFGDGQRDRRKNPSPTTSEDDNVILNSIKNRGIQGEEENLLQLSAATINAEWLVGSALCQSCQGQCASGSCSACKAAATDCSDNKQPAEGSNIQKLKVSNKQRKEQMRQEKKKRQEERHRQKFLQSKGSQDQNQNLPEAVTLVPALNTLSI